The following coding sequences lie in one Saccharopolyspora hordei genomic window:
- the lpdA gene encoding dihydrolipoyl dehydrogenase produces the protein MTDTSADLVILGGGSGGYACAFRAAELGLSVVLVEKDKLGGTCLHRGCIPTKALLHAAEVADSARDADQFGVKTALEGIDIDGVNKYKDGIIAGLYKGLQGLAKAHKVTLVEGAGTLVDANTVEVNGTRYTGKNVVLATGSYSKTLPGLELGGRIITSEQALNLDFVPKKVVVLGGGVIGVEFASVWRSFGADVTIVEALPHLVPNEDEFVSKRLERAFRKRGITFKTGVKFTGAEQTDSGVTVSLENGDILDADVLLVAVGRGPNTAGHGFEEAGVHLERGFVRTDERLRTNLPGVYAVGDIVPGLQLAHRGFQQGIFIAEDIAGLNPQPIDEAGIPRVTYCHPEVASVGLTEAAAKEQYGSVQTFTYDLAGNGKSQILKTQGAVKLVRVPDGPVVGLHLVGDRVGELIGEAQLIYNWEALPEDVAPLVHAHPTQTEALGEAHLALAGKPLHVHG, from the coding sequence GTGACCGACACGTCCGCCGATCTAGTCATTCTCGGTGGCGGTTCGGGCGGCTACGCCTGCGCCTTCCGCGCAGCCGAGCTAGGCCTGTCCGTCGTCCTGGTCGAAAAGGACAAGCTCGGTGGCACCTGCCTGCACCGAGGCTGCATCCCGACCAAGGCGCTGCTGCACGCCGCGGAGGTCGCCGACTCCGCGCGCGATGCCGACCAGTTCGGCGTGAAGACCGCCCTCGAGGGCATCGACATCGACGGCGTCAACAAGTACAAGGACGGCATCATCGCCGGCCTGTACAAGGGGCTGCAGGGCCTGGCCAAGGCGCACAAGGTGACCTTGGTCGAGGGCGCGGGCACCCTGGTCGACGCCAACACCGTCGAGGTGAACGGCACCCGCTACACCGGCAAGAACGTGGTGCTGGCCACCGGTTCCTACTCCAAGACGCTGCCCGGCCTGGAGCTGGGCGGGCGGATCATCACCAGCGAGCAGGCGCTCAACCTCGACTTCGTGCCGAAGAAGGTCGTGGTGCTGGGCGGCGGCGTGATCGGCGTGGAGTTCGCCAGCGTCTGGCGCTCCTTCGGCGCCGACGTGACCATCGTCGAGGCCCTGCCGCACCTGGTGCCCAACGAGGACGAGTTCGTCTCCAAGCGCCTGGAGCGGGCCTTCCGCAAGCGCGGCATCACCTTCAAGACCGGTGTGAAGTTCACCGGCGCCGAGCAGACCGACTCCGGGGTCACGGTCAGCCTGGAGAACGGCGACATCCTCGACGCCGACGTGCTGCTGGTCGCGGTCGGCCGCGGCCCGAACACCGCGGGCCACGGCTTCGAAGAGGCCGGGGTGCACCTGGAGCGCGGCTTCGTCCGCACCGACGAGCGCCTGCGCACCAACCTGCCGGGCGTCTACGCGGTCGGTGACATCGTGCCGGGCCTGCAGCTGGCGCACCGCGGCTTCCAGCAGGGCATCTTCATCGCCGAGGACATCGCCGGGCTCAACCCGCAGCCCATCGACGAGGCCGGCATCCCGCGCGTGACCTACTGCCACCCCGAGGTCGCCTCGGTGGGCCTGACCGAGGCCGCCGCCAAGGAGCAGTACGGCTCGGTGCAGACCTTCACCTACGACCTGGCCGGCAACGGCAAGAGCCAGATCCTCAAGACCCAAGGCGCGGTCAAGCTGGTCCGCGTGCCCGACGGCCCCGTCGTCGGCCTGCACCTGGTCGGCGACCGCGTCGGTGAGCTCATCGGCGAGGCGCAGCTGATCTACAACTGGGAAGCGCTGCCGGAGGACGTCGCTCCGCTGGTGCACGCCCACCCGACCCAGACCGAAGCCCTGGGCGAGGCGCACCTCGCCCTGGCCGGCAAGCCGCTGCACGTGCACGGCTGA
- a CDS encoding oxidoreductase produces MGLFDRFRRRRAGEVRGATSADVEHLTTWAQQHRGVEAYLEPRTTVTETTLMLIAHDGEWTRRRVDGPAGAHRLTRKLGIPLYEVAKVGYPQRMRDYQARQRILRERQRRAADEG; encoded by the coding sequence GTGGGCCTCTTCGACCGGTTCCGCAGGCGCCGTGCCGGTGAGGTGCGCGGCGCGACCTCGGCGGACGTCGAGCACCTGACCACCTGGGCCCAGCAGCACCGAGGGGTCGAGGCCTACCTGGAACCGCGCACCACGGTCACCGAGACGACGCTGATGCTCATCGCGCACGACGGTGAGTGGACCCGCCGCCGCGTGGACGGCCCGGCCGGGGCGCACCGGCTGACCCGCAAGCTCGGCATCCCGCTCTACGAGGTGGCCAAGGTCGGCTACCCGCAGCGCATGCGCGACTACCAGGCCCGCCAGCGCATCCTCCGGGAGCGTCAGCGCCGCGCCGCCGACGAGGGCTGA